The Candidatus Saccharibacteria bacterium genome has a segment encoding these proteins:
- a CDS encoding nucleoside-diphosphate kinase, with protein MEKTLILLKPDALQRGIVGEILSRFERAGLKIVACKMLEPDVDHYHEHYETIGKVISRRGQQVFDDNLEFMKSGPVIAVVLEGVEAVSLVRKMVGGTEPKSAEPGTIRGDYAHMSYDHANKNNVGIPNLIHASGDSDEAKLEIALWFSIDELHEYNTLHEAFTNAQLMKKKNK; from the coding sequence GTGGAAAAAACATTAATATTGTTAAAACCTGACGCACTACAACGAGGTATTGTTGGTGAGATTTTATCCCGTTTTGAGCGTGCGGGCCTAAAAATTGTGGCGTGCAAAATGCTAGAACCAGATGTCGACCACTATCATGAGCATTACGAAACAATCGGCAAAGTTATTAGCCGCCGCGGGCAGCAAGTTTTTGATGACAATCTTGAATTCATGAAATCGGGTCCAGTTATCGCTGTAGTACTAGAAGGAGTAGAGGCTGTTAGTTTAGTTCGGAAAATGGTTGGCGGTACTGAGCCAAAGTCTGCAGAGCCAGGCACTATCCGTGGTGACTATGCCCACATGAGCTACGACCACGCAAACAAGAATAATGTTGGTATCCCTAACCTTATTCATGCATCTGGAGATTCTGACGAGGCAAAACTAGAGATAGCTCTATGGTTTAGTATTGATGAGCTGCACGAGTACAACACTCTTCACGAAGCTTTCACAAATGCGCAGCTAATGAAAAAAAAGAATAAATAG
- a CDS encoding undecaprenyl-diphosphate phosphatase, which translates to MVLSPEYNKLVVNILDAFILGLVQGLAEFIPVSSSGHLILFNELFNLHSSFHFDLILNIGTLLAGFLYFRHDIYEIITKYKTNSMYKLLMIATIPAVLFGAIFKATLSGDGVRSVAVVTTMLLIIGVLFIAESALQNGSKKINSLNSSGALGIGFAQALALIPGTSRSGSTILAGRFLGLSREDAARFSFLLSLPIIGGAVLFSLLTDPINLQSIGTSNIAIGILTSFTSSLLAIHFMLRFLKKHGLRVFGIYRVVLAGVLLFVL; encoded by the coding sequence ATCGTTCTGTCGCCTGAGTATAATAAGCTAGTAGTGAATATTCTTGATGCATTCATATTAGGACTCGTCCAAGGACTGGCGGAATTTATTCCAGTATCAAGTTCTGGGCACTTAATCTTATTTAATGAATTATTTAATTTGCACAGCTCGTTCCATTTTGACCTTATTCTAAATATCGGCACTTTGCTGGCTGGTTTCTTATATTTTCGTCATGATATTTATGAAATTATAACCAAATATAAAACAAATTCGATGTATAAATTACTCATGATCGCCACAATACCCGCAGTTTTATTTGGTGCCATTTTCAAAGCTACTCTCAGTGGTGACGGGGTCCGCTCTGTAGCAGTAGTTACAACAATGTTGCTTATTATAGGTGTCCTATTTATAGCAGAATCTGCATTACAAAATGGTTCAAAAAAGATCAATAGCTTAAACTCTTCGGGTGCCCTCGGCATTGGGTTTGCCCAAGCTCTTGCGCTTATTCCAGGAACCTCCCGGTCTGGCTCAACCATACTGGCGGGGCGCTTTTTAGGGCTTAGTCGTGAAGACGCCGCACGATTTAGTTTTTTACTTTCTCTGCCAATAATTGGTGGCGCGGTATTGTTTTCACTGCTCACTGATCCTATTAATCTACAGTCTATCGGTACATCAAATATTGCTATTGGCATACTGACGTCATTTACAAGCTCGCTGCTTGCAATTCACTTTATGCTGCGGTTTTTAAAAAAACACGGGCTTCGGGTGTTTGGCATCTATCGAGTTGTGCTGGCTGGCGTGTTACTATTTGTACTGTAA